In one Dreissena polymorpha isolate Duluth1 chromosome 7, UMN_Dpol_1.0, whole genome shotgun sequence genomic region, the following are encoded:
- the LOC127839634 gene encoding uncharacterized protein LOC127839634, whose protein sequence is MNVVTNLSKKTLTDAQISLLSKGLKFIPTRKTIDKGKLLTDLSAWERRMRLKEYFYSEDAEHRTREDKHQYKKKTSTWTPKAGRDKWLDTYIQAVKDDIICGLKRKFKYNLSKSEEQAIKELLHDDDIVIRPADKGSGIVIMDREDYVKKLKCEMSDSETYVAVTDDKTRIVENKVKKVADTLYKKGSIDSDLKRYLTSGGGTSGKLQGNPKLHKPGMPLRTTVNGRNHPTEKMAEIVENELRNHVTSLPSVPREEARAAVFEALNRRVQPEVPTNDMITMMDTVLNNNTISFNGDHYMQNEGTAIGSHLGMNYASTYMGAWETELFSKSSKHPIAFFRFVDDVWGLWTHGLEALKTFHAVANEIHPRIQLELRYSTEQLEFLDTMTSIRKGRLVSDLYTKPTDRHLYLHMDSSHTESRKKAIPYGLGVRLKRICSEETDYKKHRDEIKEQLQKRGYNGRFVETELKKVDSKKRENLLHTKVPSKSTSRDVI, encoded by the exons ATGAATGTTGTTACCAACCTGTCAAAGAAGACGTTAACTGATGCTCAGATATCCCTGCTGTCGAAAGGACTGAAGTTCATACCGACTAGAAAAACGATAGACAAAGGAAAATTACTTACAGACTTGTCAGCGTGGGAACGCCGTATGCGCTTAAAAGAATATTTCTATTCAGAAGACGCTGAACATAGAACCAGGGAAGATAAGCATCAATACAAAAAGAAGACCTCGACGTGGACTCCAAAGGCTGGCCGCGACAAATGGCTGGACACATATATACAAGCGGTCAAAGACGACATCATTTGcggattaaaacgaaaatttaaatataatctaaGCAAATCGGAAGAACAGGCAATCAAAGAATTACTCCACGACGATGACATAGTAATTCGCCCTGCCGACAAGGGGTCGGGGATAGTGATAATGGACAGGGAAGACTATGTCAAGAAGCTGAAGTGTGAAATGTCGGACAGTGAGACATACGTCGCGGTGACGGATGATAAAACAAGGATTGTGGAAAACAAAGTGAAGAAAGTGGCCGATACCCTATACAAGAAGGGGTCGATCGACAGTGACCTTAAAAGGTATCTCACCAGCGGCGGTGGAACTTCCGGTAAGCTTCAGGGCAACCCGAAACTTCATAAACCTGGGATGCCTCTCCGCACTACTGTGAACGGCCGCAATCACCCAACAGAGAAGATGGCGGAAATAGTGGAGAATGAATTACGCAatcatgtgacgtcacttccgtc CGTACCAAGAGAAGAAGCCCGTGCTGCAGTATTTGAAGCTCTCAATCGGCGAGTGCAACCGGAAGTACCAACCAACGACATGATCACAATGATGGACACTGTTctaaataacaacaccatttcaTTCAATGGAGACCACTACATGCAAAATGAAGGAACTGCTATAGGATCGCACTTAGGAATGAATTACGCATCGACCTACATGGGAGCCTGGGAGACagagttattttcaaaatcaagtAAACATCCAATAGCCTTCTTCCGGTTTGTTGATGATGTTTGGGGCTTGTGGACACATGGTTTGGAGGCACTAAAGACATTCCATGCGGTTGCAAATGAAATCCATCCACGAATACAGCTAGAGCTCCGTTACTCCACAGAGCAGCTCGAATTTCTAGACACCATGACGTCTATTCGAAAAGGAAGGCTGGTTTCAGACCTATATACCAAACCAACAGATCGGCACCTCTACCTGCACATGGACTCGTCGCATACCGAGTCTAGGAAGAAGGCCATTCCGTACGGTTTAGGGGTGAGGCTGAAAAGAATATGTTCGGAAGAGACGGACTACAAAAAACACAGAGATGAGATAAAAGAGCAACTACAGAAGCGAGGATACAATGGCCGATTCGTCGAGACAGAGCTGAAGAAAGTTGATAGCAAGAAGCGAGAAAATCTGCTGCATACGAAAGTGCCTTCAAAAAGTACttccagg GATGTGATCTAA